One Paucidesulfovibrio longus DSM 6739 genomic window carries:
- the hmcA gene encoding sulfate respiration complex hexadecaheme cytochrome HmcA gives MEKRKTFLHCAGFLILLVALTGVCVVAGATEQTGPDAEQARTDMVRIDALGALGGLELPAVTFYHDRHTEALAKNGKSCDTCHKVKDGKMSTKYMRFEDSDFETVKNTYHDNCFSCHADLRAKGEKTGPVDGECRRCHDAKPEPAARVTAGFDNVLHFRHWDSKLIAVKGDEQNCGACHHVYDAAAKETKYEKGKESTCRSCHEAKPTEVDGVKVRALSEAAHAACVSCHRELAEAKKETGPLTCAGCHSAEGQAETAKHDAEALQKVGGELPRLPMKQPDTALLFPTPAKDAQPDALKTAMPPVAFDHLAHEKRNDTCRACHHKETTACGTCHTVTGDKKGDFVTLDQAMHQPDSGRSCIGCHRQEQEKPQCAGCHAQMNTGARPADSTCASCHKKLPEGATLPADGKMAPEAKASVAAMMLQTDKAGRTAWAVEDIPETVKIDGISKQYAEAAFPHRKIVLALTKGMEKDGLAQAFHEGDKLVCQGCHHNSPLSATPPKCASCHAKPFDPVNPDRPGLKAAYHGQCMGCHKSMGMTVLEKNGQEQSATSCVVCHDKKTD, from the coding sequence ATGGAGAAACGGAAAACTTTTCTGCACTGTGCTGGATTCCTGATCCTGTTGGTCGCGCTCACCGGCGTCTGCGTGGTGGCCGGAGCGACCGAGCAGACAGGCCCGGACGCCGAACAGGCGCGCACGGACATGGTCAGGATCGACGCACTGGGAGCCCTGGGGGGGCTCGAACTCCCGGCCGTGACCTTCTATCACGACCGGCACACCGAAGCTCTGGCCAAGAACGGCAAGAGCTGTGACACCTGTCACAAGGTCAAGGACGGCAAGATGTCCACGAAGTACATGCGCTTCGAGGACAGCGACTTCGAGACCGTCAAGAACACTTACCACGACAACTGTTTTTCCTGCCACGCGGATCTGCGCGCCAAGGGCGAGAAGACCGGCCCCGTGGACGGCGAATGCCGCCGCTGCCACGACGCCAAGCCCGAGCCCGCCGCCCGCGTGACCGCCGGTTTCGACAACGTCCTGCACTTCCGCCACTGGGATTCCAAGCTCATCGCCGTGAAGGGCGACGAGCAGAACTGCGGCGCCTGCCACCACGTCTACGACGCCGCCGCCAAGGAAACCAAGTACGAGAAGGGCAAGGAATCCACCTGCCGCTCCTGCCATGAAGCCAAGCCCACGGAAGTGGACGGCGTCAAGGTCAGGGCTCTTTCCGAAGCCGCCCACGCCGCGTGTGTGTCCTGCCACCGCGAGCTCGCCGAGGCCAAGAAGGAGACCGGACCCCTGACCTGCGCCGGCTGCCACTCCGCCGAGGGCCAGGCCGAAACGGCCAAGCACGACGCCGAAGCCCTGCAGAAGGTCGGCGGGGAACTGCCGCGACTGCCCATGAAGCAGCCCGACACCGCCCTGCTCTTCCCGACCCCGGCCAAGGACGCCCAGCCCGATGCGCTGAAGACCGCCATGCCTCCGGTGGCCTTCGACCACCTCGCCCACGAGAAGCGCAACGACACCTGCCGCGCCTGCCACCACAAGGAAACCACGGCCTGCGGCACCTGCCACACCGTGACCGGCGACAAGAAAGGCGATTTCGTGACCCTGGACCAGGCCATGCACCAGCCCGACTCCGGGCGCAGCTGCATCGGCTGCCACCGCCAGGAGCAGGAAAAGCCCCAGTGCGCCGGCTGCCACGCGCAGATGAACACGGGCGCTCGTCCCGCCGACTCCACCTGCGCCTCCTGCCACAAGAAGCTGCCCGAGGGCGCGACCCTGCCCGCTGACGGCAAGATGGCCCCCGAGGCCAAGGCTTCCGTGGCCGCCATGATGCTCCAGACCGACAAGGCCGGCCGCACCGCCTGGGCCGTGGAAGACATCCCCGAGACGGTGAAGATCGACGGCATCTCCAAGCAGTACGCCGAAGCAGCGTTCCCGCACCGCAAGATCGTGCTCGCTCTGACCAAGGGCATGGAGAAGGACGGACTGGCCCAGGCCTTCCACGAAGGCGACAAGCTGGTCTGCCAGGGCTGCCACCACAACAGCCCGCTCTCGGCCACTCCGCCCAAGTGCGCGAGCTGCCACGCCAAGCCCTTTGACCCGGTCAATCCCGACCGTCCCGGCCTCAAGGCCGCCTACCACGGCCAGTGCATGGGCTGCCACAAGAGCATGGGCATGACGGTCCTGGAGAAGAACGGCCAGGAACAGTCCGCCACCTCCTGCGTTGTCTGCCACGACAAGAAAACCGACTAG
- a CDS encoding hybrid sensor histidine kinase/response regulator gives MRPRDPRVLLVDDEAGIRTVVGLTLRDQGYDVYAASDAEEALALFEEHAPPVVVTDIKMPGMDGLELLAELKRRDPDVEVVMVTGHGDMDLAVKSLRRLAADFLTKPVSEDALEVALDRAFERIALRAELREHTEHLEELVERKTRELLDAERMAAVGQTVTDLSHAIKNVASGLEGGLFVLGKGIELDEREYLHQGWDMVRGNVEKIRNLSLDLLNYARFARMAPRACDPDEPARAAVEALRDRAEALGSPLRFAPAAGPEHANIDPDAVERALLNLLANALDAREARGSGEISLRTERLPASGNAHERIEYVVEDTCGGLSPDAVQNAFAAFRTTKPSGTGIGLMTVRKIAEQHGGDVALENNPGKGARFRLALPA, from the coding sequence GTGCGCCCAAGGGATCCCCGCGTGCTGCTCGTGGACGACGAGGCAGGCATCCGAACCGTGGTCGGCCTGACCCTGCGCGACCAGGGCTACGACGTGTACGCCGCCTCCGACGCCGAGGAGGCTCTCGCGCTTTTCGAGGAGCACGCGCCGCCCGTGGTCGTCACGGACATCAAGATGCCCGGCATGGACGGCCTGGAGCTGCTCGCGGAGCTGAAGCGGCGCGATCCGGACGTGGAGGTCGTCATGGTCACCGGACACGGCGACATGGACCTGGCCGTCAAGAGCCTGCGCCGTCTCGCCGCCGACTTCCTGACCAAGCCCGTGAGCGAGGACGCCCTGGAGGTGGCCCTGGATCGCGCGTTCGAGCGCATCGCCCTGCGCGCGGAGCTGCGCGAACATACCGAACATCTGGAAGAGCTCGTCGAACGCAAAACCCGCGAACTGCTCGACGCCGAGCGCATGGCCGCCGTGGGCCAGACCGTGACGGACCTCTCCCACGCCATCAAGAACGTGGCTTCCGGCCTGGAAGGCGGACTCTTCGTGCTCGGCAAGGGCATCGAGCTGGACGAGCGCGAATATCTGCACCAGGGCTGGGACATGGTGCGCGGCAATGTGGAGAAAATCCGCAACCTCTCCCTGGATCTGCTCAACTATGCCCGTTTCGCGCGCATGGCTCCCCGCGCCTGCGACCCGGACGAGCCAGCCCGCGCCGCCGTCGAGGCGCTGCGCGACCGCGCCGAGGCGCTCGGCTCGCCCCTGCGCTTCGCCCCCGCCGCCGGACCGGAGCACGCGAACATCGACCCCGACGCCGTGGAACGGGCCTTGCTCAACCTGCTGGCCAACGCCCTGGACGCCCGCGAGGCGCGAGGCTCCGGCGAAATCTCCCTGCGCACCGAGCGCCTGCCCGCATCAGGCAACGCCCACGAGCGCATCGAGTACGTGGTCGAGGACACCTGCGGCGGCCTCTCCCCGGACGCGGTCCAGAACGCGTTCGCGGCGTTTCGCACCACCAAGCCTTCGGGCACCGGCATCGGGCTGATGACCGTGCGCAAGATCGCCGAGCAGCACGGCGGCGACGTCGCCCTGGAAAACAATCCGGGAAAGGGCGCGCGCTTCCGGCTCGCGCTCCCGGCCTAG
- a CDS encoding PAS domain S-box protein, with product MRRLFRFFRHSLFTKVVFTAGLVLLLSMAVGAFLVIRYQTNDSMEHVLDSASRLSDTIRLGCRYAMMINARDDIQNIINDTARQTDIEHIRVLNKRGEIKFSSRTDEIDRTIPVDDEGCAVCHRTDPPLVDVDVHARSRVVELGGHRALAVMTPVYNEPGCSPGPCHFHPEDKQVLGLLDVTFSLESTDRKIAGFSQRSFLLAVTIFVLTFLAMYFFLRAFVKQPVTKLMELTRRIAKGQELPRLTVSQDDEVGELATSIDRMGRQIQAKHAELVRQKEEYQNLFELVPCIITVQDRDFRLLSYNQEFADKFAPEPGQHCFEAYKGLSAPCEDCPVARTFADGKSHVSEENGYSRDGSRSHWIVTTSPIRDNDGEIVAAMEMCLDITPRKELAEQLERSEEKYRAIFNTIPNPVFVLDPETLEILDCNEAVHAVYGIAREKALAMSFADLFLEEDREMYAEKIRAAQVIPQARQRVGDPDALPLYVFIRVSPSDYLGRRVLLVTTSDITKRLETEQQLIQASKMATLGEMATGVAHELNQPLSVIKTASSFFMNKIRKQEPIREDILFTMAEEINSHVDRAAKIINHMREFGRKPEMTLEPVDVNRVLRRAFEIFSQQLKLREIEVDWDLDENLPLIQGDSGRLEQVFINLLINARDAIEEKWDKLERVKGSKRIALSSRTERGRAVVEVADTGPGIPKAIAERIFEPFFTTKKVGKGTGLGLSISYGILKDCGGDIRVAARKDWGAVFLLSFPLPDPQEPDLGQAGSTVNE from the coding sequence TTGCGCAGACTGTTCAGATTCTTCCGCCACAGCCTCTTCACCAAAGTGGTCTTCACCGCCGGGCTCGTATTGCTCCTGAGCATGGCCGTGGGCGCGTTCCTGGTCATCCGCTACCAGACCAACGACAGCATGGAGCACGTGCTCGACAGCGCCAGCCGCCTCTCGGACACCATCCGGCTCGGCTGCCGCTACGCCATGATGATCAACGCCCGCGACGACATCCAGAACATCATCAACGACACGGCCCGCCAGACGGACATCGAGCACATCCGCGTGCTGAACAAGCGCGGGGAAATCAAATTTTCCAGCCGCACCGACGAAATCGACAGGACCATCCCCGTGGACGACGAGGGCTGCGCCGTCTGCCACCGCACGGACCCGCCCCTGGTGGACGTGGACGTGCACGCGCGCAGCCGGGTCGTGGAGCTGGGCGGCCACCGCGCCCTGGCCGTGATGACCCCGGTCTACAACGAACCGGGCTGCTCGCCCGGTCCCTGCCACTTCCACCCCGAAGACAAGCAAGTGCTCGGCCTGCTGGACGTGACCTTCTCTCTGGAGAGCACGGACCGCAAGATCGCCGGTTTTTCCCAGCGCTCCTTCCTTCTGGCCGTGACCATCTTCGTCCTGACCTTCCTGGCCATGTACTTCTTCCTGCGCGCCTTCGTGAAGCAGCCCGTGACCAAGCTCATGGAACTGACCAGGCGCATCGCCAAGGGACAGGAACTGCCGCGCCTGACCGTGTCCCAGGACGACGAGGTCGGCGAGCTGGCCACCTCCATCGACCGCATGGGCCGCCAGATCCAGGCCAAGCACGCCGAGCTGGTGCGCCAGAAGGAGGAATACCAGAACCTCTTCGAGCTGGTGCCCTGCATCATCACCGTGCAGGACCGGGACTTCCGCCTGCTCAGCTACAACCAAGAATTCGCTGACAAGTTCGCGCCAGAACCAGGCCAGCACTGCTTCGAAGCCTACAAGGGACTCAGCGCCCCCTGCGAGGACTGCCCCGTGGCCCGCACCTTCGCCGACGGGAAGTCCCACGTCAGCGAGGAAAACGGCTACAGCCGCGACGGCTCCCGCAGCCACTGGATCGTGACCACGTCGCCCATCCGCGACAACGACGGCGAAATCGTGGCCGCCATGGAAATGTGCCTCGACATCACCCCGCGCAAGGAACTGGCCGAACAGCTGGAACGCTCCGAGGAGAAGTATCGGGCCATTTTCAACACCATTCCCAACCCGGTCTTCGTGCTCGACCCGGAAACCCTGGAAATCCTCGACTGCAACGAGGCCGTGCACGCCGTCTACGGCATTGCGAGGGAAAAGGCCCTGGCCATGTCCTTCGCCGACCTTTTCCTCGAAGAAGACAGGGAGATGTACGCGGAGAAGATCCGCGCCGCCCAGGTCATCCCCCAGGCGCGGCAGCGCGTCGGCGACCCGGACGCCCTGCCGCTCTATGTCTTCATCCGCGTTTCGCCGTCCGACTACCTCGGCCGCCGGGTGCTCCTCGTGACCACGTCGGACATCACCAAGCGCCTGGAAACCGAACAGCAGCTCATCCAGGCCAGCAAGATGGCCACGCTGGGCGAGATGGCCACGGGCGTGGCCCACGAGCTGAACCAGCCCCTGTCCGTGATCAAGACCGCGTCCAGCTTCTTCATGAACAAGATCCGCAAGCAGGAACCCATCCGCGAGGACATCCTCTTCACCATGGCCGAGGAGATCAACAGCCACGTGGACCGTGCGGCCAAGATCATCAACCACATGCGCGAATTCGGCCGCAAGCCGGAAATGACCCTGGAGCCCGTGGACGTGAACCGCGTGCTCCGGCGGGCCTTTGAAATCTTCTCCCAGCAGCTCAAGCTGCGGGAAATCGAGGTGGATTGGGATCTTGACGAAAACCTGCCCCTGATCCAGGGCGATTCCGGGCGGTTGGAGCAGGTCTTCATCAACCTGCTCATCAACGCCCGCGACGCCATAGAGGAGAAGTGGGACAAGCTGGAGCGCGTCAAGGGTTCCAAGCGCATCGCGCTTTCCTCGCGCACGGAGCGCGGCCGGGCCGTGGTCGAGGTGGCCGACACCGGACCGGGCATTCCCAAGGCCATTGCCGAACGCATTTTCGAGCCGTTCTTCACCACCAAGAAGGTCGGCAAGGGCACGGGCCTGGGCCTGTCCATCAGCTACGGCATTCTCAAGGATTGCGGCGGCGACATCCGCGTGGCCGCGCGCAAGGACTGGGGCGCGGTTTTCCTGCTCAGCTTTCCCCTGCCCGACCCGCAGGAACCCGACCTCGGCCAAGCCGGAAGCACGGTGAACGAGTGA
- a CDS encoding RrF2 family transcriptional regulator — protein MKLTTRSRYGTRMVLDIAQHADEGPVRIGDIAKRQKVSVKYLEKLIRELRDAGLVTSRRGPKGGHVLGRAAEDISVGEVVRVLEGNRHLVYCVRGKEKCERSEDCLTRKLWRIASEAMFEKLDSISFADLVNDQANCLAGRGIGQNS, from the coding sequence ATGAAGCTGACGACGAGAAGCCGCTACGGTACGCGCATGGTCTTGGACATCGCCCAGCACGCTGACGAAGGCCCGGTCCGCATCGGAGACATTGCCAAGCGTCAGAAGGTTTCGGTCAAGTATCTGGAAAAACTTATTCGGGAGCTGCGTGACGCCGGACTGGTCACCAGCCGCAGGGGGCCCAAGGGCGGCCACGTGCTCGGCAGAGCCGCGGAGGACATCTCCGTGGGCGAGGTGGTGCGCGTGCTCGAAGGCAATCGCCATCTGGTGTACTGCGTGCGCGGCAAGGAAAAGTGCGAACGCAGCGAGGACTGCCTGACCCGCAAGCTCTGGCGCATCGCCAGCGAGGCCATGTTCGAAAAGCTGGACTCCATCAGCTTCGCGGATCTCGTCAACGATCAGGCCAACTGCCTGGCCGGAAGGGGCATCGGCCAGAATTCCTGA
- a CDS encoding hydantoinase/oxoprolinase family protein, with amino-acid sequence MAIVGADTGGTFTDLILLENGKIRVHKLLSTPHDPAEAILAGLDALDAGLDADVVHGSTVATNAVLERKGAVTALVTNAGFEDVLLIGRQNRTDLYDLHYRRSPGIVPEHLRFGIPGRVASTGEEVEPFDDDAARRAAEAVRESGAESVAVCLLFSFLAPAHELRMAEILRETCPGATLSLSHRVLAEFREYERTATTTINAYVAPRMNRYLANLRAAVPAGLRIMQSNGGTISAATAAEEPVRTVLSGPAGGVVGALAVGRAAGFDRLMTFDMGGTSTDVALLDNGLPLATGTTLSGYPVRTPMIDIHTVGAGGGSIASLDAGGSLVVGPQSAGADPGPVCYGKGGRVTVTDANLFLGRLSAEHFLGGRMRLDAERTRRAVERMAREAGLAPTALAEGILQVADSNMERALRVISVERGFDPGEFTLLSFGGAGGLHCSSLARLLGVPRVLVPNNPGLLSALGMLMADVVKDYSLTVMHDAADLAPAALERAFAPLEARALDEMALEGFQAGQVRLERALDMRYAGQSFELTTPLEPDRAPAETFAELHERAYGHRMTGRAVQVVTLRLRAVGPAAVAPPAPRREGPPKVAAAARKGFVQAVFEGREHETPVLDRDQLLPGNAFAGPALVVEYSSTVAVPPWARAEVDACGNLLLFVS; translated from the coding sequence GTGGCCATTGTCGGCGCGGACACGGGCGGCACCTTCACCGACCTCATCCTGCTCGAAAACGGAAAAATCCGGGTGCACAAGCTGCTTTCCACGCCCCACGACCCGGCCGAGGCCATCCTTGCGGGGCTGGACGCGCTGGACGCCGGGCTAGACGCGGACGTGGTCCACGGCTCCACCGTGGCCACCAATGCCGTGCTGGAGCGCAAGGGCGCGGTCACGGCCCTGGTCACCAATGCGGGCTTCGAGGACGTGCTGCTCATCGGCAGGCAGAACCGCACCGACCTCTACGACCTGCACTACCGCCGCTCTCCCGGCATCGTGCCGGAACATCTTCGTTTCGGGATTCCGGGCCGCGTCGCCTCCACGGGAGAAGAAGTCGAACCCTTTGACGACGACGCCGCGCGCCGCGCTGCCGAAGCCGTGCGCGAGAGCGGAGCCGAATCCGTTGCCGTCTGCCTGCTCTTTTCCTTTCTCGCCCCCGCCCATGAGCTTCGCATGGCCGAAATCCTGCGGGAGACCTGCCCCGGCGCGACCCTGTCCCTTTCCCACCGCGTCCTGGCCGAGTTCCGCGAATACGAGCGCACGGCCACGACCACGATCAACGCCTACGTCGCCCCCAGAATGAACCGCTATCTCGCCAATCTTCGCGCCGCCGTGCCTGCGGGGCTGCGGATCATGCAGTCCAACGGCGGGACAATCTCCGCTGCCACGGCCGCCGAGGAGCCCGTGCGCACGGTGCTTTCCGGCCCGGCGGGCGGGGTGGTCGGGGCGCTGGCAGTGGGCCGCGCCGCCGGGTTCGACCGGCTCATGACCTTCGACATGGGCGGCACCTCCACGGACGTGGCCCTGCTCGACAACGGCCTGCCCCTGGCGACCGGCACGACGCTCTCCGGCTACCCGGTGCGCACGCCCATGATCGACATCCACACCGTGGGCGCGGGGGGCGGCTCCATCGCCTCCCTGGACGCGGGCGGCTCCCTTGTGGTGGGGCCGCAGTCCGCGGGCGCCGATCCCGGCCCGGTCTGCTACGGCAAGGGCGGGCGCGTCACTGTCACGGACGCGAATCTCTTTCTCGGACGGCTTTCCGCCGAACATTTTCTCGGCGGGCGCATGCGCCTGGATGCGGAGCGAACGCGCCGGGCCGTGGAACGCATGGCCCGGGAGGCCGGACTCGCGCCAACAGCCCTGGCCGAAGGCATCCTCCAGGTGGCGGACTCGAACATGGAGCGCGCCCTGCGGGTCATCTCCGTGGAGCGGGGCTTCGACCCCGGCGAGTTCACCCTGCTTTCGTTCGGCGGCGCCGGAGGGCTGCACTGCTCGTCCCTGGCGCGCCTGCTGGGCGTGCCCCGCGTGCTCGTGCCGAACAATCCCGGCCTGCTTTCGGCCCTGGGCATGCTCATGGCGGACGTGGTCAAGGACTATTCGCTCACGGTCATGCACGACGCCGCGGACCTTGCTCCTGCCGCGCTGGAGCGCGCCTTTGCCCCGCTGGAGGCGCGCGCCCTGGACGAGATGGCCCTGGAAGGCTTCCAGGCCGGGCAGGTGCGCCTGGAACGCGCCCTGGACATGCGCTACGCCGGACAATCCTTCGAACTGACAACGCCTCTGGAACCGGATCGCGCCCCTGCGGAGACGTTCGCGGAGCTGCACGAACGCGCCTACGGCCACCGCATGACGGGCCGGGCCGTGCAGGTCGTGACCCTGCGCCTGCGCGCCGTGGGTCCGGCCGCAGTCGCCCCGCCCGCCCCGCGCCGGGAAGGCCCGCCAAAAGTGGCCGCCGCCGCGCGCAAGGGATTCGTCCAAGCCGTGTTCGAAGGGCGGGAGCACGAGACGCCGGTCCTGGACCGCGACCAGTTGCTGCCCGGCAACGCCTTTGCCGGCCCGGCCCTGGTCGTGGAATACAGCTCCACCGTCGCGGTTCCGCCCTGGGCGCGGGCGGAGGTGGACGCCTGCGGCAACCTGCTGCTGTTCGTTTCATGA
- a CDS encoding gamma-glutamylcyclotransferase family protein, which produces MYPKTVVFVYGTLKRGLRNHCFLEGAAYLGRGRTCGRFALHPGPGYPFASRTLRLYPIQGEVYEVDFPILEKLDRLEEHPREYRRELLAVELERGGVVQAWTYLHPGPFLGTLDRGEWNG; this is translated from the coding sequence ATGTATCCGAAAACGGTGGTCTTCGTCTACGGCACGCTCAAGCGGGGGCTGCGCAACCATTGCTTTCTCGAAGGCGCGGCATATCTCGGAAGGGGCCGGACCTGCGGCCGTTTCGCCCTGCATCCGGGGCCGGGATATCCGTTCGCCTCGCGCACGCTGCGGCTCTATCCGATCCAGGGCGAGGTCTACGAAGTGGATTTTCCGATTCTGGAAAAGCTGGATCGCCTGGAGGAGCATCCGCGCGAATACCGTCGCGAGTTGCTGGCCGTGGAACTGGAACGGGGCGGAGTCGTCCAGGCCTGGACCTATCTGCATCCGGGACCGTTCCTCGGCACCCTGGACCGGGGCGAGTGGAACGGCTGA
- a CDS encoding tetratricopeptide repeat protein → MRLPANFLASIVVLFALLIAQGCGPSARMDALRPAAVPLPGVRALAVADFVGPYGEEARRCFRERLAESQRFSLAPGTEGSSPGVAVVRAEVSSGLHDRRGEENQNFHDTISRVVTERDGQGNVIRTYTEEVPVRRVRRFVYVDRSARVEARLRVESGSRLLAEESESESLERRYGGVDCDDKDSDRYDDCLPLRQMPRECEVLSELACSVGAELARRILPEAYTVHVSLDEDGGDLVRRGAELADDDSWAAAAALWRQALAANPGNAPALYNLGVEQERRGAADNLRQAQSYYNRAFDLDPKRLYAEGMERIAGRIRDAEELARRLEGVR, encoded by the coding sequence ATGCGCCTCCCTGCAAACTTCCTCGCAAGCATCGTCGTGTTGTTCGCCCTGCTGATCGCGCAGGGATGCGGCCCTTCTGCACGAATGGACGCTCTGCGTCCCGCCGCCGTGCCCTTGCCGGGCGTGCGCGCCCTGGCCGTGGCCGACTTCGTCGGTCCTTACGGCGAGGAAGCCAGGCGGTGTTTCCGGGAGCGGCTCGCGGAATCGCAGCGGTTTTCCCTCGCGCCGGGAACGGAAGGCTCTTCGCCGGGGGTGGCCGTGGTCCGTGCGGAGGTCTCCAGCGGCCTGCATGATCGGCGCGGCGAAGAGAACCAAAATTTCCACGACACGATTTCCCGCGTCGTCACCGAACGGGACGGACAGGGCAACGTGATCCGCACGTACACCGAAGAGGTTCCCGTGCGCCGCGTGCGGCGTTTCGTCTACGTGGACCGCTCGGCCCGCGTGGAAGCGCGGCTGCGCGTGGAGTCCGGAAGCAGGCTGCTGGCCGAGGAGAGCGAATCCGAGAGCCTGGAGCGCCGCTACGGCGGGGTGGATTGCGACGACAAGGATTCCGACCGCTACGACGACTGCCTGCCCCTGCGACAAATGCCCCGAGAGTGCGAGGTGCTGTCCGAGCTGGCCTGCTCCGTGGGAGCGGAACTGGCGCGGCGCATTCTGCCCGAAGCATACACCGTCCACGTCTCCCTGGACGAGGACGGGGGCGATCTGGTGCGCCGGGGCGCGGAACTGGCCGACGACGATTCCTGGGCCGCGGCAGCGGCGCTGTGGCGTCAGGCTCTGGCCGCGAACCCCGGCAACGCTCCGGCCCTGTACAATCTCGGAGTGGAGCAGGAGCGGCGCGGAGCAGCGGACAACCTTCGCCAGGCGCAATCATATTATAATAGAGCCTTTGACCTCGACCCCAAGCGTCTCTATGCCGAGGGCATGGAGCGCATCGCAGGGCGCATTCGGGACGCGGAAGAGCTGGCCCGTCGGCTGGAGGGCGTGCGGTGA